In Actinomycetota bacterium, one DNA window encodes the following:
- a CDS encoding ABC transporter permease, with amino-acid sequence MTLAAQGAGLIEWTIDWAWIARHRGDIWDRLVEHVLLTVIAVTIGFAIALVLSILAVRFRRTYRPITAATSVLYTIPSIAVFPALVPFTGLSILTAEIGLVAYTLIMLVRNTVAALDAVPTDVREAAVGMGYSRARLLWEIELPLAVPVIVAGLRIATVTTVGLVTITGLIALGGLGHFIFDGLRRWFLTPLMVGTVLSFLLAVAFDGLLLGIERALTPWARRGGAA; translated from the coding sequence GTGACGCTCGCGGCCCAGGGCGCCGGCCTGATCGAGTGGACGATCGACTGGGCGTGGATCGCCCGCCACCGCGGCGACATCTGGGATCGACTCGTCGAGCACGTCCTCCTGACGGTGATCGCGGTGACGATCGGGTTCGCCATCGCTCTGGTCCTGTCGATCCTCGCGGTGCGGTTCCGACGCACCTACCGCCCGATCACGGCGGCGACGAGCGTGCTGTACACGATCCCGTCGATCGCGGTGTTCCCCGCTCTGGTCCCGTTCACCGGGCTGAGCATCCTGACGGCTGAGATCGGCTTGGTCGCCTACACCCTGATCATGTTGGTGCGGAACACGGTGGCCGCGCTGGACGCCGTCCCCACCGACGTCCGCGAGGCGGCGGTGGGGATGGGATACAGCCGTGCGCGGCTGCTGTGGGAGATCGAGCTGCCGCTGGCCGTGCCGGTGATCGTCGCTGGCCTGCGCATCGCGACCGTGACGACGGTTGGGCTCGTCACCATCACCGGGCTGATCGCTCTGGGCGGGCTGGGACACTTCATCTTCGACGGGTTGCGCCGCTGGTTCCTCACGCCGCTGATGGTCGGGACGGTGCTGTCCTTCCTGCTCGCGGTCGCCTTCGACGGCCTGCTTCTGGGCATCGAGCGTGCGCTGACCCCGTGGGCACGCCGCGGCGGGGCTGCGTGA
- a CDS encoding ABC transporter permease subunit: MGTPRRGCVMFLEVLRWLVDPANWAGRQGIPTRLLEHAQVAFPAIVAAAALAIPTGVVTGHARRGGTIAAAIANLGRAIPTLGLLVIALLITLALGLRMEYWPTFVALFLVGLHPMFTNAYTAVRDADRAAVEAARGMGLRERDVLLHVELPLASPVILAAVRVAAVQIVATAPIGALVAGGGLGRYVIDGFYQRDFAEMLGGIVLIAGVALVTERLFDLLERAAVPTGIQRTSAGSVAHTARAV; the protein is encoded by the coding sequence GTGGGCACGCCGCGGCGGGGCTGCGTGATGTTCCTCGAGGTGCTGCGGTGGCTGGTCGATCCAGCGAACTGGGCCGGACGGCAGGGCATCCCCACGCGGCTCCTGGAACATGCGCAGGTGGCCTTCCCCGCGATCGTCGCAGCCGCAGCTCTGGCTATCCCCACCGGCGTCGTGACCGGACACGCGCGGCGCGGCGGGACGATCGCCGCCGCGATCGCCAACCTCGGCCGAGCCATCCCCACGCTGGGGCTGCTGGTGATCGCCCTCCTGATCACGTTGGCGCTGGGGTTGCGGATGGAGTACTGGCCCACGTTCGTGGCCCTCTTCCTCGTCGGCCTCCACCCGATGTTCACCAACGCCTACACCGCGGTCCGCGATGCTGACCGGGCCGCCGTCGAAGCTGCGCGCGGGATGGGTCTGCGTGAACGCGACGTCCTGCTGCACGTCGAGCTACCGCTCGCCTCGCCAGTCATCCTCGCAGCTGTGCGGGTCGCAGCGGTGCAGATCGTCGCGACGGCGCCGATCGGGGCCCTGGTCGCCGGCGGCGGCCTGGGTCGGTACGTCATCGACGGGTTCTACCAGCGCGACTTCGCCGAGATGCTCGGTGGCATCGTCCTGATCGCGGGCGTGGCCCTGGTGACGGAGCGGCTGTTCGATCTGCTGGAGCGGGCGGCGGTCCCCACCGGCATCCAACGCACCAGCGCGGGATCGGTGGCCCACACCGCCCGAGCGGTCTGA
- a CDS encoding ABC transporter substrate-binding protein has translation MMRRYTHWRTTIIPLAAVAALLAACGGGGSDATPGGDGQSPPAQQEGPTIDIGSFNFPESEILAEIYAQGLDAHGYPVATKHGIGSREVTQPALARGDIDMIVEYTGNALRFHRQGEQVELRDEQEVYDALQEAYRDEGVTALQMASAQDVDAVAVTREFAEQHDLETISDLAKVPGTITFGGGPECPERLSCLRGLREVYGLDVEFKELDVGGPVTVAALKRGEVDAANLFTTQGVVAANDFVLLEDDKDLQLPQNIVPVVRDEILDAYGEDLRERVNSITAQITTEGLTELNRRVEVEKEDPSAVAEDWLREHGFLD, from the coding sequence ATGATGCGTCGGTACACACACTGGCGGACCACGATCATCCCACTGGCGGCCGTCGCGGCGCTGCTGGCCGCGTGCGGTGGCGGCGGGAGCGATGCAACCCCGGGCGGCGACGGCCAGAGCCCGCCGGCTCAACAGGAGGGCCCGACGATCGACATCGGGTCGTTCAACTTCCCGGAGAGCGAGATCCTCGCCGAGATCTACGCCCAGGGGCTGGACGCACACGGCTATCCGGTCGCGACCAAGCACGGGATCGGCTCGCGGGAGGTGACCCAGCCGGCCCTCGCCAGAGGCGACATCGACATGATCGTCGAGTACACCGGGAACGCGCTCCGCTTCCACCGTCAGGGGGAGCAGGTCGAGCTCCGCGATGAGCAGGAGGTCTACGACGCGCTGCAGGAGGCGTACCGCGATGAGGGCGTCACAGCGCTACAGATGGCGTCGGCGCAGGACGTCGACGCGGTGGCGGTGACGCGGGAGTTCGCCGAGCAGCACGACCTGGAGACGATCAGCGACCTGGCGAAGGTGCCGGGGACGATCACGTTCGGCGGTGGGCCGGAGTGCCCCGAGCGTCTGTCGTGTCTCCGCGGCCTGCGGGAGGTGTACGGCTTGGACGTCGAGTTCAAGGAGCTCGACGTCGGCGGTCCCGTCACGGTCGCAGCGCTCAAGCGCGGTGAGGTGGACGCAGCCAACCTGTTCACCACGCAGGGCGTGGTCGCGGCGAACGACTTCGTGCTCCTCGAGGACGACAAGGACCTGCAGCTCCCACAGAACATCGTCCCGGTCGTCCGCGACGAGATCCTGGATGCGTACGGCGAGGACTTGCGCGAGCGGGTGAACTCCATCACCGCGCAGATCACGACCGAGGGCCTGACCGAGCTGAACAGGCGCGTCGAGGTCGAGAAGGAGGATCCCTCGGCGGTGGCCGAGGACTGGCTGCGCGAGCACGGTTTCCTCGACTGA
- a CDS encoding radical SAM protein: MGRQGPQLPLFADAAERVRHPEFAGLEFIHVRAKRIINQVPAASRVPFRYTINVYRGCSHACVYCFARPTHEYLNLDAGRDFERVIVVKVNAADALRTEIHPRRWSGEHIAMGTNTDPYQRAEGRYRLTRGVLEVLTEHANPFSILTKSSLVLRDLDLIRDAHERTDVAINFSIGTLDDAVWRATEPGTPHPTSRVEAVAALHEAGIGAGVLVAPVIPGVSDAPEQLGAVVAACVQAGARSISPIVLHLRPGVKEQFLPWLETHRPDLVERYRRLYPRSYAPKREQARIADLVATLIERHGGVAASPRRARRVAARPARNDAPLTTVGPSAGPSPPPPTQLDLGL; this comes from the coding sequence GTGGGCCGGCAGGGGCCGCAGCTGCCGCTGTTCGCAGACGCCGCCGAACGGGTCCGTCATCCGGAGTTCGCCGGACTGGAGTTCATCCACGTCCGCGCGAAGCGGATCATCAACCAGGTCCCGGCCGCCTCACGCGTGCCGTTCCGGTACACGATCAACGTCTACCGGGGCTGCTCCCACGCGTGCGTCTACTGCTTCGCCCGGCCGACACACGAGTACCTCAACCTCGACGCCGGGAGGGATTTCGAGCGGGTCATCGTGGTCAAGGTCAACGCTGCCGACGCTCTCCGCACCGAGATCCACCCACGCCGCTGGTCAGGCGAGCACATCGCGATGGGGACCAACACCGACCCCTACCAGCGGGCCGAGGGTCGCTACCGCCTGACGCGGGGAGTGCTGGAGGTCCTGACCGAGCACGCCAACCCGTTCTCGATCCTGACCAAGTCATCGCTGGTCCTGCGCGACCTCGACCTGATCCGCGACGCCCACGAGCGCACCGACGTGGCGATCAACTTCTCGATCGGGACGCTCGACGACGCCGTGTGGCGCGCGACCGAGCCGGGTACCCCCCACCCGACCAGCCGGGTCGAGGCTGTGGCGGCCCTGCACGAGGCCGGGATCGGTGCCGGGGTGCTGGTCGCGCCGGTGATCCCGGGGGTCTCCGACGCCCCGGAGCAGCTGGGAGCGGTCGTCGCAGCGTGCGTTCAGGCCGGGGCGCGGTCGATCTCCCCGATCGTGCTGCACCTCCGCCCAGGGGTGAAGGAGCAGTTCCTGCCCTGGCTGGAGACCCACCGTCCCGACCTGGTCGAGCGTTACCGACGCCTCTACCCACGTTCCTACGCCCCCAAGCGCGAGCAGGCCCGTATCGCCGACCTGGTCGCCACCCTGATCGAGCGGCACGGCGGCGTCGCAGCCTCCCCCCGCCGTGCCCGGCGCGTCGCTGCCCGCCCCGCACGGAACGACGCGCCGCTGACCACCGTCGGGCCGAGCGCCGGACCCTCCCCGCCACCGCCCACGCAGCTGGACCTGGGCCTGTAG
- a CDS encoding metal ABC transporter permease — MSWLTGPLWDYAFFRDALAVAILAGAIAGALGAYVVVRRMSYIAHGLSHAVLGGAAVAGALHVNVLLGAGVWAFVSALLIERVARRRGLYADTAIGIVTTASFAIGVAVISAAGRWQRNLESFLFGNVLGVDSTDIVLAVAVAVVVAAVVIARYRPLLFVTFDREVAAIHGVRVDRYEVLFALLLTAGVVASMRVLGVLLVAAAVVIPPATARVLTDRFEVLVPLGAALGAGSAVPGLYLSWYAGIASGAAIVLVQAGMLAVAAAVRAGQDRRRPRGRQRSPAGAVAT; from the coding sequence GTGAGCTGGCTGACCGGCCCGCTGTGGGACTACGCGTTCTTCCGTGACGCGTTGGCGGTCGCGATCCTCGCCGGCGCGATCGCCGGGGCGCTCGGCGCGTACGTGGTGGTGCGGCGCATGTCCTACATCGCCCACGGCTTGTCGCACGCGGTCCTCGGCGGCGCGGCCGTGGCGGGGGCGCTCCACGTCAACGTCCTGCTGGGCGCCGGGGTCTGGGCGTTCGTGTCGGCGCTGCTGATCGAGCGGGTCGCTCGCCGGCGCGGGCTGTACGCCGACACCGCGATCGGGATCGTCACCACCGCCTCGTTCGCGATCGGTGTCGCGGTGATCAGTGCGGCGGGGCGGTGGCAACGCAACCTCGAGAGCTTCCTGTTCGGCAACGTCCTGGGTGTCGACAGCACCGACATCGTCCTGGCGGTCGCCGTCGCGGTCGTGGTGGCGGCGGTCGTCATCGCGCGGTACCGCCCGCTGCTGTTCGTGACCTTCGACCGGGAGGTCGCCGCCATCCACGGCGTCCGGGTCGACCGCTACGAGGTGCTGTTCGCGCTGCTGCTGACCGCCGGGGTGGTCGCGTCGATGCGGGTGCTGGGGGTCCTGCTCGTCGCCGCGGCCGTGGTGATCCCCCCGGCGACCGCCCGGGTGCTCACCGACCGCTTCGAGGTGCTCGTCCCGCTCGGGGCGGCGCTGGGAGCGGGATCCGCTGTCCCTGGCCTGTACCTGTCGTGGTACGCGGGCATCGCGTCGGGGGCAGCGATCGTGCTCGTCCAGGCCGGGATGCTCGCGGTGGCCGCCGCCGTCCGCGCGGGACAGGATCGGCGACGCCCCCGGGGGCGCCAGAGGTCGCCGGCCGGGGCGGTCGCCACCTGA
- a CDS encoding metal ABC transporter ATP-binding protein, with the protein MSTTPAVELRGADCGYRGVTVLADVDLCVQPGEFLGAVGPSGSGKTTLIRALTGRCDVDGTVHVFGRPVDPRRPSVRLGYVPQVGNVDLAFPISVREIVLQGLGDRGSPLPRGRAADRRAVGDLLERLHIGQLSGRPLGELSGGELQRTFLARALIGRPQLLLLDEPTSGVDLKTRHDVLHLLGELHEQGMTIVLTTHDLNFVAAHLPRIVCLAGRVVADGAPAEVFRPDVIRATYGAEVKVIADHGLVFVADPTHLLTPRSHHDPHDHRLAPVPGEP; encoded by the coding sequence GTGAGCACGACCCCCGCGGTCGAGCTGCGCGGAGCCGACTGTGGTTACCGCGGAGTCACCGTCCTGGCCGACGTCGACCTGTGCGTCCAGCCGGGCGAGTTCCTCGGCGCGGTCGGTCCGTCCGGGTCGGGCAAGACGACCCTCATCCGGGCGTTGACCGGCCGCTGCGACGTCGACGGCACGGTCCACGTCTTCGGCCGTCCGGTCGATCCGCGCCGCCCGAGCGTGCGCCTGGGCTACGTCCCCCAGGTCGGCAACGTCGATCTGGCGTTCCCGATCAGCGTCCGCGAGATCGTCCTGCAGGGGCTCGGGGATCGCGGCAGCCCCCTCCCGCGTGGACGCGCCGCCGATCGTCGTGCGGTCGGCGACCTGCTGGAGCGACTACACATCGGCCAGCTGAGCGGGCGGCCGCTGGGGGAGCTGTCCGGTGGGGAGCTGCAGCGGACGTTCCTGGCACGCGCGCTGATCGGCCGCCCCCAGCTGCTCCTGCTCGACGAGCCCACGTCCGGCGTGGACCTCAAGACCCGCCACGACGTGCTGCACCTGCTGGGGGAGCTGCACGAGCAGGGCATGACGATCGTGCTGACCACCCATGACCTCAACTTCGTCGCGGCGCACCTACCGCGGATCGTGTGCCTTGCCGGCCGGGTCGTGGCCGACGGGGCGCCGGCCGAGGTGTTCCGCCCCGACGTGATCCGGGCCACGTACGGTGCCGAGGTGAAGGTGATCGCCGACCACGGCTTGGTGTTCGTCGCCGACCCCACCCACCTGCTGACCCCCCGCAGCCACCACGACCCCCACGACCACCGCCTCGCTCCGGTCCCGGGTGAGCCGTGA
- a CDS encoding metal ABC transporter substrate-binding protein → MIRVTAALVAAILLLVACGAAGGGPSRDRLLVVTTVAPITDIVAQVAGDDVEVRGLVPEGVDSHTFEPSPNDARLLAEADAMIANGLFLEEPSLELARSNLSDAAPIVALAERTIDRDEWIFDASFPREQGRPNPHLWTDPRLARAYAGHVRDVLSELDPDRAEGYARRFEVFADTLDRLDAAIARAWSTVPPVHRKLVTYHDSWPYFARRYGIEVVAVVQPVDFSEPSAREVRDVIDRVRSAGVPAIFGSEVFPSPVLRRIAEESGARYVDDLRDDDLPGVPGDPEHSYVGMMVANVRTMVSALGGDPAALDAFDPAS, encoded by the coding sequence GTGATCCGGGTGACCGCCGCGCTGGTGGCGGCGATCCTGCTGCTGGTGGCCTGCGGCGCCGCCGGCGGGGGCCCGTCCCGCGATCGGCTGTTGGTCGTCACCACGGTCGCGCCGATCACCGACATCGTGGCGCAGGTCGCCGGCGACGACGTCGAGGTCCGTGGCCTGGTGCCGGAAGGTGTCGACAGTCACACGTTCGAGCCGTCGCCCAACGACGCCCGGCTACTGGCCGAGGCGGATGCCATGATCGCCAACGGCCTCTTCCTGGAGGAGCCGTCGCTGGAGCTCGCCCGATCGAACCTGTCGGATGCCGCCCCGATCGTCGCGCTCGCCGAGCGGACCATCGACCGCGACGAGTGGATCTTCGACGCGTCGTTCCCTCGCGAGCAGGGCCGCCCCAACCCGCACCTGTGGACCGATCCGCGGCTGGCGCGTGCGTACGCTGGCCACGTCCGCGATGTGCTGAGCGAACTCGACCCCGACCGCGCCGAGGGCTACGCCCGGCGCTTCGAGGTCTTCGCGGACACTCTGGACCGTCTCGACGCCGCGATCGCCCGGGCGTGGTCCACCGTCCCGCCCGTCCACCGCAAGCTCGTGACGTACCACGATTCGTGGCCGTACTTCGCGCGCCGCTACGGCATCGAGGTGGTCGCGGTGGTCCAACCCGTCGACTTCTCGGAGCCGTCCGCGCGGGAGGTCCGCGACGTGATCGACCGCGTCCGGTCGGCCGGCGTCCCGGCGATCTTCGGGTCAGAGGTGTTCCCCTCGCCGGTGCTGCGGCGGATCGCCGAGGAGAGCGGCGCTCGGTACGTCGACGATCTGCGAGACGACGATCTGCCGGGCGTGCCCGGCGACCCGGAGCACTCGTACGTGGGGATGATGGTGGCCAACGTCCGGACGATGGTCTCGGCTCTGGGCGGCGACCCCGCCGCCCTCGACGCGTTCGACCCCGCGTCGTGA
- a CDS encoding transcriptional repressor, with amino-acid sequence MTADPRPPATAAVGEVLREHGYRLTQPRQLVWDVLRDAGDHLTAEEIADRVQRRSSGINLASVYRSLALLSDLELVRESRLGEGGAARWELAHPDEHFHLVCERCGDVAHHVGSLVEQVRQHLSAGHGFHVDSVELVVTGRCAECAP; translated from the coding sequence GTGACCGCCGACCCGCGACCCCCCGCGACCGCCGCGGTGGGCGAGGTTCTGCGCGAGCACGGCTACCGCCTCACCCAGCCGCGCCAGCTGGTGTGGGACGTGCTCCGCGACGCGGGCGACCACCTGACGGCTGAGGAGATCGCCGACCGCGTCCAGCGCCGCAGCTCGGGGATCAACCTGGCGTCGGTGTACCGGTCGCTGGCGCTGTTGTCCGACCTGGAACTGGTCCGGGAGTCACGTCTGGGGGAGGGCGGTGCGGCGCGGTGGGAGCTGGCTCACCCCGACGAGCACTTCCACCTGGTGTGCGAGCGCTGCGGCGACGTCGCCCACCACGTCGGCAGCCTCGTGGAACAGGTCCGCCAGCACCTGTCGGCTGGGCACGGGTTCCACGTCGACTCGGTGGAGCTCGTCGTGACCGGTCGATGCGCCGAGTGCGCCCCGTGA
- a CDS encoding leucyl aminopeptidase, which yields MATLPALRATTDDPLAARTAALAVPVFKGDIEAPGAEAALRAVGLDGVPRDAGFTGALGDVRSLGAPGLGVERLVLVGLGRMDALSDEALRRAGGALTRAIGAEVDDITTTLPLVHPTEEAFRAVAEGVLLGAYRYQGYRRSRPPRLRRVDLAVPSAFADEATDLLRRAEVHAAAQCTTRDLVNTPAGQLGPEDLVRRAAEVAGGTCDVESWDERRLEQERCGGILAVGQGAERPPRLLVLRYRPDGAVARIALVGKGIVFDTGGLNLKRPADRMPAMKADMAGAAAVIATCAALADLNVAVEVVGVCALAENAVSGRAQRPGDVVTTRDGTTVEVLDTDAEGRLVLADALAYAVEHDLDGVVDVATLTGAAAHAVGRRATAAFGDDEDLLRQLLAAAEAAGEATWRLPMWTELEDNLDSDVADLNNTGDGDHDDRAGATMGALFLRRFVRGVPWVHLDIPSAWAETARYHLPQGGTGTGARTLLRWLELASPVRPGPSRHAPRSARR from the coding sequence GTGGCCACGCTGCCGGCGCTCCGCGCCACCACCGACGATCCCCTGGCGGCCCGCACCGCAGCTCTGGCCGTTCCGGTGTTCAAGGGCGACATCGAGGCGCCCGGCGCCGAAGCGGCGCTGCGGGCGGTCGGCTTGGACGGCGTGCCGCGCGATGCCGGCTTCACCGGCGCGCTCGGCGATGTCCGCAGCCTCGGCGCGCCGGGTCTGGGCGTCGAACGGCTCGTCCTGGTCGGACTGGGCCGGATGGACGCGCTCAGCGACGAGGCGCTGCGCCGCGCGGGCGGGGCGCTGACGCGGGCGATCGGCGCCGAGGTCGACGACATCACCACCACCCTGCCGCTCGTCCACCCGACCGAGGAGGCCTTCCGCGCCGTGGCGGAGGGGGTGCTCCTCGGCGCGTACCGCTACCAGGGGTACCGCCGGTCGAGGCCGCCGCGGCTGCGCCGCGTCGATCTGGCCGTCCCGTCCGCGTTCGCCGACGAGGCCACGGACCTGCTGCGCCGGGCGGAGGTGCACGCCGCCGCCCAGTGCACGACCCGCGACCTGGTCAACACCCCCGCTGGGCAGCTCGGCCCGGAAGACCTGGTCCGCCGCGCCGCCGAGGTGGCCGGTGGGACCTGCGACGTCGAGAGCTGGGACGAGAGGCGGCTGGAACAGGAACGCTGCGGCGGGATCCTCGCCGTCGGACAGGGTGCGGAGCGCCCGCCGCGCCTGCTGGTCCTGCGTTACCGCCCCGACGGAGCGGTCGCTCGGATCGCGTTGGTGGGGAAGGGCATCGTGTTCGACACCGGCGGGCTCAACCTCAAACGACCCGCCGACCGGATGCCGGCGATGAAGGCCGACATGGCTGGCGCCGCAGCCGTGATCGCGACGTGCGCTGCGCTGGCGGACCTCAACGTCGCCGTCGAGGTCGTCGGCGTCTGCGCGCTGGCGGAGAACGCCGTGTCGGGACGCGCGCAGCGCCCAGGCGACGTGGTGACGACGCGCGACGGCACCACGGTCGAGGTGCTCGATACCGACGCGGAGGGCCGGCTGGTCCTGGCAGATGCGCTGGCGTACGCCGTCGAGCACGACCTCGACGGCGTGGTCGACGTGGCCACGCTCACGGGCGCGGCGGCGCACGCGGTCGGACGGCGCGCCACCGCCGCGTTCGGCGACGACGAGGATCTGCTCCGCCAGCTGCTCGCCGCGGCCGAGGCGGCGGGTGAGGCCACCTGGCGTCTGCCGATGTGGACGGAACTCGAGGACAACCTCGACTCGGATGTCGCAGATCTCAACAACACCGGAGACGGGGACCACGACGACCGGGCCGGGGCGACCATGGGGGCGCTGTTCCTGCGCCGGTTCGTCCGTGGGGTGCCGTGGGTCCACCTGGACATACCGTCCGCGTGGGCGGAGACCGCCCGCTACCACCTCCCCCAGGGTGGGACAGGGACGGGCGCACGGACGCTGCTGCGGTGGCTGGAGTTGGCCAGCCCGGTCAGGCCGGGGCCGTCCCGTCACGCACCTCGATCTGCGCGAAGATGA
- a CDS encoding response regulator transcription factor, producing MAEGGATVTLVIVDDNAGIRTLLRALARRDPRLDVVGEAEHGAEAIDVVRRFQPDVVILDVMMPVMDGLEAIPGILEASPRTRIVMYSAYAESRDEAMRRGAHGWCLKGEPWDTMSDIIFAQIEVRDGTAPA from the coding sequence GTGGCGGAGGGTGGGGCGACGGTCACCCTGGTGATCGTCGATGACAACGCGGGTATCCGCACGCTGCTGCGGGCACTGGCCAGGCGTGATCCGCGCTTGGACGTGGTGGGCGAGGCAGAGCACGGCGCCGAGGCGATCGATGTGGTGCGCCGTTTCCAGCCCGACGTGGTGATCCTCGACGTGATGATGCCGGTGATGGACGGGTTGGAGGCGATCCCCGGGATCCTGGAGGCCTCACCCCGCACACGGATCGTGATGTACTCGGCCTACGCCGAGTCCCGCGACGAGGCGATGCGGCGAGGAGCCCACGGCTGGTGCCTGAAGGGTGAGCCGTGGGACACGATGTCGGACATCATCTTCGCGCAGATCGAGGTGCGTGACGGGACGGCCCCGGCCTGA
- the gcvPB gene encoding aminomethyl-transferring glycine dehydrogenase subunit GcvPB, producing MLFGDRTATEPLIFERSSPGRRAATLPALDIDERPVEELLAGVELAPAPTPLPEVSEREIVSHYTRLSQRNHGIDLGYYPLGSCTMKYNPKVSERVAALPGFAALHPATPASRAQGTLAVLHEVEALVCELTGMHAATLQPSAGAQGELVGLMIMRAYHEDRGGPRRRVIIPDSAHGTNPASVTLGGYETVTVPSDDRGQVDVDVLADLVDDDVAGLMLTNPNTLGLFETSIERIAELLHAAGALLYYDGANFNAILGRVRPGDMGFDIVHLNVHKTFATPHGGGGPGGGPVGVAERLAPYLPGPTVARRDDGTYGWEVPARSIGRVHGWYGNVAIMIRALTYLLAHGGQELRRVSELAVLNANYLAARVEASYRLAFGSRPMHELVVVPPDGLDNMDLAKRLIDLGFHPPTVSFPLIVPNCFMVEPTETETPETLDAFADAMLQAVDDARHRPDVVGHAPATTPVGRLDEARAARNLRPRWQPDGPDGQDAHEVAAGRRRNAPG from the coding sequence ATGCTCTTCGGGGACCGCACCGCCACGGAGCCGTTGATCTTCGAACGGTCGTCGCCGGGCCGGCGAGCCGCCACCCTGCCGGCCCTCGACATCGACGAGCGGCCGGTGGAGGAGCTGCTCGCCGGTGTGGAGCTGGCCCCAGCTCCGACACCGTTGCCGGAGGTCAGCGAGCGTGAGATCGTCTCGCACTACACCCGTCTGTCGCAGCGCAACCACGGCATCGACCTCGGCTACTACCCGCTGGGCTCGTGCACCATGAAGTACAACCCGAAGGTGTCCGAGCGGGTGGCTGCGCTGCCGGGCTTCGCGGCGCTGCACCCGGCGACGCCGGCGTCGCGCGCCCAAGGGACCCTCGCGGTGCTGCACGAGGTCGAAGCCCTCGTCTGCGAGCTGACGGGGATGCACGCCGCCACCCTGCAGCCGTCGGCCGGCGCCCAGGGCGAGCTGGTCGGGCTAATGATCATGCGCGCCTACCACGAGGACCGTGGCGGTCCCCGCAGACGCGTGATCATCCCCGACTCGGCCCACGGGACCAACCCCGCGTCGGTGACGCTCGGCGGCTACGAGACGGTCACGGTCCCCTCTGACGACCGCGGACAGGTCGACGTGGACGTCCTGGCCGACCTCGTCGACGACGACGTCGCAGGGCTGATGCTCACCAACCCCAACACCCTGGGACTGTTCGAGACATCGATCGAGCGGATCGCCGAGCTGCTGCACGCCGCCGGGGCGCTGCTGTACTACGACGGGGCGAACTTCAACGCCATCCTCGGCCGGGTGCGCCCGGGCGACATGGGGTTCGACATCGTCCACCTGAACGTGCACAAGACGTTCGCGACGCCGCACGGCGGCGGTGGCCCCGGCGGTGGACCCGTCGGGGTGGCCGAGCGGCTGGCCCCCTACCTGCCGGGCCCCACCGTCGCCCGCCGCGACGATGGCACGTACGGCTGGGAGGTGCCCGCGCGGTCGATCGGGCGGGTCCACGGCTGGTACGGCAACGTCGCGATCATGATCCGTGCGTTGACGTACCTGCTGGCGCACGGTGGTCAGGAGCTGCGTCGCGTCTCGGAGTTGGCGGTGCTCAACGCCAACTACCTCGCCGCCCGGGTCGAGGCCAGCTACCGCCTGGCCTTCGGAAGCCGGCCGATGCACGAGTTAGTGGTGGTGCCACCCGATGGGCTGGACAACATGGATCTCGCCAAGCGGTTGATCGATCTGGGGTTCCACCCCCCGACCGTGTCGTTCCCGCTGATCGTCCCCAACTGCTTCATGGTGGAGCCGACCGAGACCGAGACGCCCGAGACCCTCGACGCGTTCGCCGACGCCATGCTGCAGGCGGTCGATGACGCTCGCCACCGTCCCGACGTGGTCGGGCACGCGCCGGCCACAACGCCCGTCGGGCGCCTCGACGAAGCCCGTGCGGCGCGCAACCTGCGTCCGCGGTGGCAGCCGGATGGACCCGACGGGCAGGACGCGCACGAGGTCGCCGCGGGACGGCGCCGCAACGCCCCCGGCTGA